From Bradyrhizobium symbiodeficiens, the proteins below share one genomic window:
- a CDS encoding adenylate/guanylate cyclase domain-containing protein, whose product MPKFLRIGVHQSNVSGYTSKAWCVRRVGSAVFLKWGAVEVQGAGDGRRVYWTRLPQEKTVRCRTTQRAQDYAKAAIARRRNHRYEPLAGPIALRRRSAERSAELKQALATILIVDIVGSTAKAAKLGDARWTKVMGHYYAAVRKELKSARGKEVVTTGDGVLATFKAPASGVRCATAIQKAVRTLGLDIRVGLHAGEYSVSGGEMVGLAFHIGTRVAAKARAGEVLVSSAVRDLMAQSEIRFRDHGMHQLKGVPARWRLYRLED is encoded by the coding sequence ATGCCAAAATTCCTTCGCATCGGAGTCCATCAGTCCAACGTATCCGGCTACACGTCGAAGGCGTGGTGTGTCCGGCGGGTTGGTTCAGCGGTTTTCCTGAAGTGGGGCGCCGTGGAAGTGCAGGGCGCCGGCGATGGGCGAAGGGTCTACTGGACGCGACTGCCGCAAGAGAAGACAGTTCGCTGCCGCACGACGCAGCGCGCGCAGGACTACGCCAAAGCCGCCATCGCCCGGCGCCGCAACCATCGCTACGAACCGCTGGCCGGACCGATCGCGCTCCGGCGCCGATCCGCCGAGCGGAGCGCGGAGCTCAAGCAGGCACTCGCCACCATCCTGATCGTCGATATCGTCGGCTCCACCGCAAAGGCGGCGAAGCTCGGCGATGCGCGTTGGACCAAGGTCATGGGCCACTATTACGCGGCGGTGCGCAAGGAGCTGAAGAGTGCGCGCGGCAAGGAAGTGGTGACCACCGGCGACGGCGTGCTGGCGACATTCAAGGCGCCGGCTTCGGGCGTCCGTTGCGCGACTGCGATCCAGAAGGCCGTGCGTACGCTGGGGCTCGACATCAGGGTCGGGCTGCATGCCGGCGAATACAGTGTGAGCGGGGGCGAGATGGTCGGTCTCGCGTTTCACATCGGCACGCGCGTCGCCGCCAAGGCGCGGGCCGGCGAGGTCCTGGTCTCGAGTGCGGTCAGGGACCTGATGGCGCAGTCGGAGATCCGGTTCAGGGACCACGGCATGCATCAGCTCAAAGGCGTGCCGGCGCGATGGCGGTTGTACCGGTTGGAGGATTGA
- a CDS encoding sugar ABC transporter substrate-binding protein, whose protein sequence is MASVHKFALGSIAALALSAAAAPALAQQGLDEPFQKPFREALAGKTVAYVPVAMNFDLTEGWYAGLKKELEPYGVKFVIRDPNWNTNAGAQAVTSLISEKPAVMVIHNPDVQTYAKLLQRAENEGIYVIQINMGSAYRSSAFVGANWIEIGERQTEGVVKACQGKSNKIAIIQGALSAAASAYTLKGVENVLAKHPEIKVVSSQAADWDAAKAKAITQTVLKQNPDLCGIVGFWDGMDIGTAAAIKEAGLTGKVFLATSGGGERKGACELVKNGSFDLDMSYDVPTQAAQMAGTIKWLLSSGVKAGSVKGSEYTTLIPITRENADNQMTCWNLSDLKK, encoded by the coding sequence ATGGCCAGCGTTCATAAGTTCGCGCTTGGAAGTATCGCCGCATTGGCGCTTTCAGCCGCCGCGGCTCCGGCCCTCGCCCAGCAGGGCCTCGACGAGCCGTTCCAGAAGCCGTTCCGGGAAGCGCTTGCCGGCAAGACCGTCGCCTACGTGCCGGTCGCGATGAACTTCGACCTGACCGAAGGCTGGTACGCCGGCCTCAAGAAGGAGCTCGAGCCGTACGGCGTCAAGTTCGTGATCCGCGATCCCAACTGGAACACCAATGCCGGCGCGCAAGCCGTGACCTCGCTGATCTCGGAGAAGCCGGCGGTGATGGTGATCCACAATCCCGACGTGCAGACCTACGCCAAGCTGCTGCAGCGCGCCGAGAACGAAGGCATCTACGTCATCCAGATCAACATGGGCTCGGCCTATCGCAGCTCGGCTTTCGTCGGCGCCAACTGGATCGAGATCGGCGAGCGGCAGACCGAAGGCGTGGTGAAGGCCTGCCAGGGCAAGTCGAACAAGATTGCCATCATCCAGGGCGCGCTCTCGGCGGCAGCCAGTGCCTACACGCTCAAGGGCGTCGAGAACGTCCTCGCCAAGCATCCCGAAATCAAGGTCGTCTCCAGCCAGGCCGCGGATTGGGATGCCGCCAAGGCCAAGGCCATCACCCAGACCGTGTTGAAGCAGAACCCGGACCTCTGCGGCATCGTCGGCTTCTGGGACGGCATGGACATCGGCACCGCCGCCGCGATCAAGGAAGCCGGCCTGACCGGCAAGGTGTTCCTGGCGACGTCGGGCGGCGGCGAGCGCAAGGGCGCCTGCGAGCTCGTCAAGAACGGTTCGTTCGATCTCGACATGAGCTACGACGTGCCGACGCAGGCAGCCCAGATGGCCGGCACCATCAAATGGCTGTTGTCGTCGGGCGTCAAGGCGGGCTCGGTCAAGGGTTCGGAATACACCACGCTGATTCCGATCACCAGGGAGAACGCCGACAACCAGATGACCTGCTGGAATCTCTCCGATCTCAAGAAGTGA
- a CDS encoding ABC transporter permease: MRETLTRLRYRYWPDHLLGEILSKRWTETAIPVILLLIIGFALSRSLEHFLSPASLADTARQAGEIGFIGLGMALVVIVGGIDLSVGSIFALTDFCALYLLDVLNWPVPAVVVVTMIVGGLLGAVNGVLIGYLRLRAFITTLITLIIYRSAYDLLIQRYSNAIASAFPDIPSWDFIGGGSVFGIPSVALVYIVIAIFGHVFLTRLRPGWHITAIGGSRRSAYNSGIPVRRTIALCYVASGVLTSIGALFFAARLGTVGGDIGVGLEVIVLTATVLGGITLGGGKGSVVKSMVGVLIVLLVTNGLTAMNARGGVNRMALASILLAAAMVDIRWQKNRTRIISKVYVAPTYHALPPPPPTEIGSGGPFEQNDKLRDVSLIGLGRIEAPEDVILDRNDVLYAGSRHGDIIRFFPPDYERMEVFAHIGGQPLGMAFDKQDNLYVCIGGMGLYRITPDGTVEKATDETNRSLYSVNDDSRLRLADDLDITDDGLIFFSEATVRYEMDEWPVDGLEARGNGRIICYDTKTGTTHTALRGLKFPNGVAVASDGQSILFAETFGCSIKRYWFAGPKKGDVEIVMDNLPGYPDNINLASDGNYWLALVGMRSPSLDLAWKMPGFRRRMAKRVPVDEWLFPNINTGCVVKFNEQGKILESFWDLKGLNHPMITSMREHRGYLYLGGIANNRIGRFKLDNADPDFVQYDKRWGKPS; the protein is encoded by the coding sequence ATGCGCGAGACACTGACGCGGCTACGATATCGCTACTGGCCAGACCATCTCCTCGGCGAGATCCTGTCCAAACGATGGACCGAGACCGCCATCCCGGTGATCCTGCTGCTGATCATCGGCTTCGCACTCAGCCGCTCGCTCGAGCACTTCCTGTCGCCTGCGAGCCTCGCCGACACCGCGCGGCAGGCGGGCGAGATCGGCTTCATCGGCCTGGGCATGGCGCTTGTCGTCATCGTCGGCGGCATCGATCTCTCGGTCGGGTCGATCTTCGCATTGACGGATTTCTGCGCGCTCTATCTGCTCGACGTGCTCAACTGGCCGGTCCCCGCAGTGGTGGTGGTCACCATGATCGTCGGCGGGCTGCTCGGCGCCGTGAACGGCGTGCTGATCGGATATCTCAGGCTGCGCGCCTTCATCACCACGCTGATCACGCTGATCATCTACCGCTCGGCCTATGATCTCCTGATCCAGCGCTATTCCAACGCGATCGCGTCGGCCTTCCCGGACATTCCCTCCTGGGATTTCATCGGCGGCGGCAGCGTGTTCGGCATCCCCAGCGTCGCGCTGGTCTACATCGTCATCGCGATCTTCGGTCACGTCTTCCTGACGCGGTTGCGGCCGGGCTGGCACATTACCGCAATCGGCGGCTCGCGGCGCTCGGCCTACAATTCCGGCATTCCGGTCCGACGCACCATCGCGCTCTGCTATGTCGCGAGCGGCGTGCTGACCAGCATCGGCGCGCTGTTCTTCGCCGCACGGCTCGGCACGGTCGGCGGCGATATCGGCGTCGGCCTGGAGGTGATCGTGCTGACGGCCACCGTGCTCGGCGGAATTACGCTCGGCGGCGGCAAGGGCTCGGTCGTCAAGTCCATGGTCGGCGTGCTGATCGTACTCCTCGTCACCAACGGGCTGACCGCCATGAACGCGCGCGGCGGCGTCAACCGCATGGCGCTGGCGAGCATCCTGTTGGCGGCGGCGATGGTCGACATCCGCTGGCAGAAGAACCGCACCCGCATCATCAGCAAGGTCTATGTCGCCCCGACCTACCACGCACTGCCACCTCCGCCGCCGACCGAGATCGGCAGCGGCGGGCCGTTCGAGCAGAACGACAAGCTGCGCGACGTCTCGCTGATCGGGCTCGGCCGGATCGAGGCGCCCGAGGACGTCATCCTCGACCGCAACGACGTGCTCTATGCCGGATCCCGTCACGGCGACATCATCCGCTTCTTTCCGCCGGACTACGAACGGATGGAGGTGTTCGCCCATATCGGCGGCCAGCCGCTCGGCATGGCGTTCGACAAGCAGGACAATCTCTATGTCTGCATCGGCGGCATGGGGCTGTATCGCATCACGCCCGACGGCACCGTGGAGAAAGCCACCGACGAGACCAACCGCAGCCTGTATTCCGTGAACGACGACAGCCGCCTGCGGCTCGCCGACGATCTCGACATCACCGACGACGGCCTGATCTTCTTCTCCGAGGCCACGGTGCGCTACGAAATGGACGAGTGGCCGGTCGACGGGCTGGAGGCGCGCGGCAACGGCCGCATCATCTGCTACGACACCAAGACCGGCACCACCCATACCGCGCTGCGCGGCCTCAAATTCCCGAATGGCGTCGCGGTCGCCAGTGACGGGCAATCAATCCTTTTCGCGGAGACGTTCGGCTGCTCGATCAAGCGCTACTGGTTCGCCGGCCCGAAGAAGGGTGACGTCGAGATCGTCATGGACAATCTGCCGGGCTATCCTGACAACATCAATCTCGCCTCCGACGGCAATTACTGGCTGGCGCTGGTCGGCATGCGCAGCCCGTCGCTGGATCTCGCCTGGAAGATGCCGGGCTTCCGCCGGCGCATGGCCAAGCGCGTGCCGGTCGACGAATGGCTGTTCCCGAACATCAACACCGGCTGCGTCGTCAAGTTCAACGAGCAGGGCAAGATCCTGGAATCGTTCTGGGACCTCAAGGGGCTCAACCATCCCATGATCACATCGATGCGCGAGCATCGCGGCTATCTCTATCTCGGCGGCATCGCCAACAACCGGATCGGCCGCTTCAAGCTCGACAATGCCGATCCCGACTTCGTGCAGTACGACAAGCGCTGGGGGAAGCCGTCGTGA
- a CDS encoding ABC transporter permease: MKRVRVSQQEIVFAVFAALFLTFSVFLNGFLSADNMLTLLQNVAVLGILGLAMAIVVIGRGIDLSLIAALAVPAGLVLQMVQNGHSLPASLLAAGLLAIAVGLVNGWLIAYAEVPPLFATLATGLFVAGLGQAALFQLDVVQWSDGMAGFERLGQGSILGIPTSIVMFAIACVVVFVLLRQTRWGAYIYAIGDNPFAARVTGIPSRPVIVLQYVLAALIGCFAGLVLAASVNSMPTRIFNSTLIYDVILVVVLGGIGLSGGRGGVVNVIIGTLLIGTMLNGMTILNVPYAGQNLIKGLVLLIAVITDTLLNPRNEETAQQGDI; this comes from the coding sequence ATGAAGCGCGTTCGGGTCAGCCAACAGGAGATCGTGTTTGCGGTCTTCGCGGCACTCTTCCTGACCTTCTCGGTCTTCCTCAACGGCTTTCTCTCCGCCGACAACATGCTGACATTGCTGCAGAACGTGGCAGTGCTCGGCATCCTAGGCCTGGCCATGGCGATCGTCGTGATCGGCCGCGGCATCGACCTGTCGCTGATCGCGGCACTCGCGGTCCCCGCCGGCCTCGTGCTGCAGATGGTGCAGAACGGCCATTCGCTGCCGGCCTCGCTGCTCGCCGCCGGCCTGCTGGCGATCGCGGTCGGTCTCGTCAACGGCTGGCTGATCGCCTATGCGGAAGTGCCGCCCTTGTTCGCGACGCTGGCGACCGGCCTGTTCGTCGCCGGTCTCGGCCAGGCCGCCCTCTTCCAGCTCGACGTCGTGCAATGGAGCGACGGCATGGCCGGCTTCGAGCGGCTCGGCCAGGGCAGCATCCTCGGCATTCCCACCTCGATCGTCATGTTCGCGATCGCCTGCGTCGTGGTCTTCGTGCTGCTGCGCCAGACGCGCTGGGGCGCCTACATCTACGCGATCGGCGACAACCCGTTCGCGGCGCGCGTCACCGGCATCCCGTCGCGGCCGGTCATCGTGCTGCAATACGTCCTCGCGGCGCTGATCGGCTGCTTTGCCGGCCTGGTGCTGGCGGCGTCCGTCAACTCCATGCCGACCCGGATCTTCAATTCGACGCTGATCTACGACGTCATCCTCGTCGTCGTGCTCGGCGGCATCGGCCTGTCGGGCGGGCGCGGCGGGGTCGTCAACGTCATCATCGGCACGCTGCTGATCGGCACGATGCTGAACGGAATGACGATCCTCAACGTCCCCTATGCCGGCCAGAACCTCATCAAGGGCCTCGTGCTCCTGATCGCCGTCATCACCGACACCCTGCTCAATCCACGAAACGAAGAAACGGCCCAACAGGGCGACATCTGA
- a CDS encoding rhodanese-like domain-containing protein, with amino-acid sequence MPTSVKQMIEAANAAVPKITSDEAAEMIRGGNTLVVDVRDAPEVAASGKIAGAVHVSRGLLEFRADPESSSHDKAFDRNKTVILYCASGGRSALAGKLLKDMGYEKVFNLGGFKDWTGAVEK; translated from the coding sequence ATGCCCACCAGCGTCAAGCAAATGATCGAAGCCGCCAACGCGGCGGTCCCCAAGATCACGTCGGACGAGGCTGCCGAGATGATCAGAGGCGGCAACACGCTCGTCGTCGACGTTCGCGACGCGCCCGAGGTTGCGGCCAGCGGCAAGATCGCGGGCGCCGTGCATGTCTCGCGGGGGCTGCTGGAGTTTCGCGCCGACCCGGAATCGTCCTCTCACGACAAGGCGTTCGACAGAAACAAGACCGTCATTCTCTACTGCGCGTCCGGCGGCAGGTCTGCGCTGGCCGGCAAGCTGCTGAAGGACATGGGCTACGAGAAGGTCTTCAATCTCGGCGGCTTCAAGGACTGGACCGGGGCGGTCGAGAAATAG
- a CDS encoding helix-turn-helix domain-containing protein, with protein sequence MDLVFTTEELDPAKRFAAWQDAICDHYVHVDVNAVKPADYQGFIREAQFGPVTMSDVFLSEQRISRRERHIAKLDKDCYYVQFLQAGSMDVLQAGQTLVTSPGIGAIFSASDAYDLECSNQFRSLYLEIPRKEFSSRFAEGKMPSAATIATGRGLGRIAAEFCALLAAEASSLEEAARGRLGHELMDVLALALDMGDKDEFSEDATARNARLRSVKAWIEEHLTDPDLSLEKIARSNGVSLRHLHYLFRSTEMSVSEWILNRRLQRCYDALMRPELRALSVTEIAYRLGFSSSSHFSTVFRRKFGHSPSELRRRQVTSIE encoded by the coding sequence ATGGATCTCGTGTTTACGACCGAGGAGCTGGACCCTGCCAAGCGCTTTGCCGCCTGGCAGGATGCCATCTGCGACCACTACGTTCATGTCGACGTGAACGCGGTGAAGCCGGCCGACTATCAGGGCTTTATCCGCGAGGCGCAATTTGGCCCTGTCACGATGAGCGACGTCTTCCTGTCGGAGCAGCGGATATCGCGGCGCGAGCGGCACATCGCGAAGCTCGACAAGGATTGTTACTACGTCCAGTTTCTGCAAGCCGGCAGCATGGACGTGCTTCAGGCCGGCCAGACGCTGGTGACCAGCCCGGGCATCGGCGCGATCTTTTCGGCCTCCGATGCCTACGACCTGGAGTGCTCGAACCAATTCCGCTCGTTGTACCTGGAGATCCCGCGCAAGGAGTTTTCGTCGCGCTTCGCCGAAGGCAAGATGCCGTCGGCGGCGACCATTGCGACGGGGCGGGGCCTGGGGCGGATCGCCGCCGAATTCTGCGCGCTGCTCGCCGCGGAGGCCTCGAGCCTGGAGGAGGCGGCGCGAGGCCGGCTCGGTCACGAGCTGATGGACGTGCTGGCGCTCGCGCTGGACATGGGCGACAAGGACGAATTCTCCGAGGACGCCACGGCGCGGAACGCGCGTCTGCGCTCGGTCAAGGCCTGGATCGAGGAGCACCTGACCGATCCGGATTTGTCGCTGGAGAAGATCGCCAGGAGCAACGGCGTCTCGCTCCGGCATCTGCATTATCTGTTTCGGTCGACCGAGATGTCGGTGTCCGAGTGGATCCTGAACCGCCGCCTGCAGCGTTGCTACGACGCGCTGATGCGCCCCGAGCTGCGCGCGCTGTCGGTGACCGAGATCGCCTATCGGCTGGGCTTCAGCAGCTCATCGCATTTCAGCACGGTGTTTCGCCGGAAGTTCGGCCACAGCCCGTCCGAGCTGCGCCGGCGGCAGGTGACGTCGATCGAGTAG
- a CDS encoding sugar ABC transporter ATP-binding protein produces MNDLVLSLSKATKLYAGVPAIEGVDFDLRRGEIHALVGENGAGKSTLTKVMAGVVTLTYGAMTVDGADVTLKTPLEARNLGIAMVFQENSLVPTMTVAQNLFLGQEKFYNRLRGIYIAAQQFLQSLNFDVTPTATVGGLGAAKKQMVEIARAVLHKAKVIIFDEPTATLTPEEKKYFFDLVKDLKKRGVSIIFISHALEEALLLADRITVLRDGRHVVTDDASRFDRARIVQAMVGRDLSNTLYGARKAQVRTSGKRVLTVQNLKMAPMVKNNSLSVFAGQITGVFGLVGAGRTETFKIVAGVMKRDFFHGGEVILGDKPVRYRVPAPAVQAGIAYVTEDRKVEGFFETASIARNIYLGLLAKFPKGRAWLSRRESTATGKSWIERLKVRAIGDEAKVVELSGGNQQKVVIAKSLVQDPELIIFDEPTRGVDVGAIVEIHELINSLADKGKAVVVISSYLPEIMALSDRILVCRQGKVVEEFSALEATEEAIMYAAIH; encoded by the coding sequence ATGAACGACCTCGTCCTGTCGCTGTCGAAGGCGACCAAGCTCTACGCCGGCGTGCCCGCGATCGAAGGCGTCGATTTCGACCTGCGGCGCGGCGAAATCCACGCCCTGGTCGGCGAAAACGGCGCGGGAAAATCGACGCTGACCAAGGTCATGGCCGGCGTCGTGACGCTGACCTACGGTGCCATGACGGTCGACGGGGCCGACGTTACTCTGAAGACCCCGCTGGAGGCGCGTAACCTCGGCATTGCCATGGTGTTCCAGGAGAACAGCCTGGTGCCGACGATGACGGTGGCGCAGAACCTGTTTCTCGGTCAGGAGAAATTCTACAACCGCCTGCGCGGCATCTACATCGCGGCCCAGCAATTCCTGCAATCGCTCAACTTCGACGTGACGCCCACCGCGACGGTCGGCGGCCTCGGCGCCGCCAAGAAGCAGATGGTCGAGATCGCCCGCGCCGTCCTGCACAAGGCCAAGGTGATCATCTTCGACGAGCCGACGGCAACGCTGACGCCGGAGGAGAAGAAATACTTCTTCGACCTCGTCAAGGACCTGAAGAAGCGCGGGGTCTCCATCATCTTCATCTCGCACGCCCTCGAAGAGGCGCTGCTGCTTGCCGACCGCATCACCGTGTTGCGCGACGGCAGGCATGTCGTGACCGACGATGCTTCCCGCTTCGACCGGGCGCGCATCGTCCAGGCGATGGTGGGGCGGGACCTCTCCAACACGCTCTACGGCGCGCGCAAGGCGCAGGTGCGCACCTCGGGCAAGCGGGTGCTGACGGTGCAGAACCTGAAGATGGCGCCGATGGTGAAGAACAATTCGCTGTCGGTGTTCGCGGGCCAGATCACCGGTGTCTTCGGTCTCGTCGGCGCCGGGCGCACCGAGACGTTCAAGATCGTCGCAGGCGTCATGAAGCGCGACTTCTTCCACGGCGGCGAGGTGATCCTCGGCGACAAGCCGGTCCGCTACCGCGTGCCTGCGCCGGCGGTGCAGGCCGGCATCGCCTACGTGACCGAGGATCGCAAGGTCGAAGGGTTCTTCGAGACCGCGTCCATTGCGCGCAATATCTATCTCGGCTTGCTCGCCAAGTTTCCGAAAGGACGCGCCTGGCTGTCACGACGTGAGAGCACGGCGACCGGAAAGTCCTGGATCGAGCGGCTCAAGGTGCGCGCCATCGGCGACGAGGCCAAGGTCGTCGAATTGTCCGGCGGCAACCAGCAGAAGGTCGTGATCGCCAAATCGCTGGTCCAGGATCCGGAGCTGATCATCTTCGACGAGCCGACGCGAGGCGTCGACGTCGGAGCCATCGTCGAGATTCACGAGCTGATCAATTCGCTGGCCGACAAGGGCAAGGCGGTGGTGGTGATCTCCTCCTATTTGCCCGAGATCATGGCGCTGTCGGACCGAATCCTGGTGTGCAGGCAGGGCAAGGTGGTAGAGGAATTTTCCGCGCTGGAGGCGACGGAGGAAGCCATCATGTACGCGGCGATCCACTGA